Proteins from a single region of Rhizobium binae:
- a CDS encoding sugar transferase gives MGLKRAVDIVLAVVTSVILFVPILVVALCVRLTSPGPILYWSKRVGRFNQIFLMPKFRSMRVDTPTVATHLLENPDRFLTPIGSFLRKSSLDELPQLWCILGGRMSFVGPRPALYNQYDLIELRTAHGVDQLLPGLTGWAQINGRDELPIPDKVKFDVEYLQRRSIGFDMRILFLTAGKVIRRKGIKH, from the coding sequence ATGGGTTTGAAACGGGCAGTCGATATTGTTCTGGCTGTGGTCACGTCGGTCATCCTGTTTGTTCCGATCCTTGTCGTCGCTCTCTGTGTGCGACTGACCTCACCGGGGCCAATCCTCTATTGGTCAAAACGTGTCGGCCGCTTCAACCAGATCTTCCTGATGCCGAAATTTCGCAGCATGCGCGTCGACACGCCGACGGTTGCTACACATCTGCTCGAAAATCCCGATCGGTTTTTGACGCCCATCGGTTCGTTTCTGCGCAAATCCAGCCTCGACGAATTGCCGCAACTCTGGTGCATTCTGGGGGGCAGGATGAGTTTCGTCGGGCCTCGGCCGGCGCTCTACAATCAGTACGATCTGATCGAATTGCGGACGGCCCACGGCGTCGACCAGCTCCTGCCCGGATTGACCGGGTGGGCTCAGATCAACGGCCGTGACGAATTGCCGATTCCGGACAAGGTGAAATTCGACGTCGAATATCTTCAGCGGCGCTCGATCGGCTTCGACATGCGCATCCTGTTTTTGACCGCCGGGAAGGTTATCCGCCGCAAGGGAATAAAGCATTAA
- a CDS encoding DUF2934 domain-containing protein: MWNFDQRNWLKPHQGGPDEKSVTSTNEIATEGTQMKDSSPTRTGKGKTARKAMREATEQDIGSQAAAREDEIRKRAHSLWEKEGRPEGKHRDHWIRAEHELDARGETDNPPRLEALREASREHFDAFLVKTDLEDADQREASPGTREQN, encoded by the coding sequence GTGTGGAACTTCGATCAGCGGAATTGGTTGAAACCCCATCAAGGAGGCCCCGATGAAAAATCCGTTACGAGCACAAACGAAATCGCGACCGAGGGCACGCAGATGAAGGATTCGTCCCCAACCCGCACGGGCAAAGGCAAGACGGCGCGGAAAGCCATGCGGGAAGCCACAGAGCAGGACATCGGTTCTCAGGCAGCTGCCCGTGAGGACGAGATCCGGAAAAGGGCACATTCGCTGTGGGAGAAGGAAGGGAGACCGGAAGGCAAGCATCGGGATCACTGGATCCGTGCCGAGCACGAGCTAGATGCACGCGGTGAGACGGACAATCCTCCCAGGCTCGAGGCGCTGCGAGAGGCGTCGCGCGAACATTTCGACGCCTTCCTCGTCAAGACGGATCTGGAAGACGCGGATCAACGCGAAGCCTCACCCGGCACACGCGAGCAGAATTGA
- a CDS encoding helix-turn-helix domain-containing protein, protein MNVKTPNAIDSYVGARIRTRRQLLGMSQERLAEQIGVTFQQVQKYEKGINRIGASRLQRIAEVLHTSPSFFFEQGDSERLAVRGLGGPNHTDPVAEFLQTKEGLVLNRAFLKIADPDIRETIIALVTAMGQAESRGPTAAASTADISHPLGE, encoded by the coding sequence ATGAATGTCAAGACACCAAATGCCATAGACAGCTATGTCGGAGCGCGCATCAGAACGCGGCGGCAATTGCTCGGAATGAGCCAGGAGCGGCTTGCCGAGCAGATCGGCGTGACCTTTCAGCAGGTTCAGAAATACGAGAAGGGCATCAATCGCATCGGCGCGAGTCGATTGCAGCGGATCGCCGAGGTGCTTCACACGTCACCGAGCTTTTTTTTCGAGCAGGGCGACTCCGAGCGGTTGGCGGTGCGAGGGCTGGGTGGACCGAACCATACCGATCCGGTTGCCGAATTCCTGCAAACCAAAGAGGGACTGGTGCTCAATCGTGCCTTTCTGAAGATCGCCGATCCCGACATCCGTGAAACGATCATCGCACTGGTGACGGCGATGGGCCAGGCGGAAAGCCGCGGTCCGACAGCCGCGGCCTCCACCGCGGATATCTCCCATCCGCTCGGGGAGTAA
- a CDS encoding polysaccharide biosynthesis protein — MPENTPTETPRSAWFLVPMQALVAPLLAMPRAAKRALALLVDSSFCVLTIWLAYCFRLNEWTVLTGVQWLPVFVSLCMALPIFIVMGMYRAIFRYAGLAAFIAVLKAIAIYGVAFMTIFTALSVPGVPRTVGILQPFLLLIAIGLSRLSIRYWLGDTYQRILHQNTLAKVLIYGAGNAGRQLAGALTNSAELNVVGYLDDDPRLKGGIMGGLPIYDPSDLPVLAEALGVHNVLLALPSASRQRRNEILERIRKARVNVRTLPDLTALAQGRVAVSDIRELEIEDLLGREAVAPRQELLDKAMRNKVVMVTGAGGSIGGELCRQILRNAPSSLILIDQNEFALYNIHAELLKLAELYKHESLQIVPILCSVRDQDRMEHIMQSWRPQTLYHAAAYKHVPLVEHNAVEGIKNNVMGTLATARAANKCGVLNFVLISTDKAVRPTNVMGASKRLAEMVLQALAAEPAVDRVRTNFSMVRFGNVLGSSGSVVPLFRQQIKEGGPVTLTHPKITRYFMTISEASQLVIQAGAMAEGGDVFLLDMGEPVRIADLARKMVELSGLTVRDQDNPEGDIELSVTGLRPGEKLYEELLIGDNPETTEHPRIMKAREDFLYWPELSKRLSSLNAALDRNDMVAARATLAELVSGYSSTGEVSDLAFTGAETTTAA; from the coding sequence ATGCCTGAAAATACCCCCACTGAGACGCCACGCTCAGCATGGTTCTTAGTGCCGATGCAGGCGCTCGTCGCCCCGCTGCTGGCGATGCCGCGTGCTGCCAAACGCGCTCTCGCCTTGCTGGTGGATTCAAGCTTTTGCGTCCTGACGATCTGGCTGGCCTATTGCTTCCGCCTGAACGAATGGACGGTGCTGACCGGCGTGCAGTGGTTGCCGGTCTTCGTCTCCCTGTGCATGGCCCTTCCCATCTTCATCGTCATGGGCATGTATCGGGCAATTTTCCGTTACGCCGGTCTTGCCGCTTTCATCGCGGTTCTGAAGGCTATTGCGATCTACGGCGTCGCCTTCATGACGATATTTACGGCGCTGAGCGTCCCGGGCGTTCCGAGAACCGTCGGTATTCTGCAGCCTTTCCTGCTGCTGATTGCGATCGGATTGTCGCGGTTGAGCATCCGTTATTGGCTCGGCGATACCTATCAGCGTATCCTTCACCAGAATACGCTCGCCAAGGTGCTGATCTACGGAGCAGGGAATGCCGGCCGACAACTCGCCGGTGCTCTGACGAACAGCGCCGAACTCAATGTCGTCGGCTACCTTGATGATGATCCGCGTCTTAAGGGCGGCATCATGGGCGGGCTGCCGATCTACGACCCGTCCGACCTTCCGGTGCTCGCCGAAGCTCTTGGCGTGCACAACGTGCTTCTTGCTCTGCCATCGGCATCGCGGCAGCGGCGCAATGAAATCCTCGAGCGCATCCGCAAGGCCAGGGTGAATGTTCGGACATTGCCGGACCTCACGGCGCTTGCTCAGGGCCGTGTCGCCGTCTCGGACATTCGTGAGTTGGAGATCGAAGACCTGCTGGGCAGGGAAGCAGTGGCGCCGCGGCAGGAATTGCTCGACAAGGCGATGCGCAACAAGGTGGTGATGGTCACGGGGGCCGGCGGTTCGATCGGCGGTGAACTCTGTCGCCAGATTCTGCGCAATGCGCCTTCGAGTCTAATCCTCATCGATCAGAATGAGTTCGCGCTTTATAATATTCACGCCGAGTTGCTGAAGCTGGCCGAACTTTACAAGCACGAAAGCCTGCAGATCGTTCCGATCCTTTGTTCCGTCCGCGACCAGGATCGGATGGAACATATTATGCAGAGCTGGCGGCCTCAGACGCTCTATCATGCTGCTGCTTACAAGCATGTGCCTCTCGTCGAACACAATGCCGTGGAAGGCATCAAGAACAACGTCATGGGGACGCTCGCCACCGCACGGGCGGCGAATAAATGCGGCGTCTTGAATTTCGTGCTGATCAGCACGGACAAAGCCGTGCGTCCGACGAATGTGATGGGCGCCAGCAAGAGGCTGGCGGAGATGGTTCTGCAGGCGCTTGCCGCAGAACCGGCCGTTGACAGAGTACGCACGAATTTCTCGATGGTCCGGTTCGGAAACGTCCTCGGTTCCTCCGGATCCGTCGTGCCGCTGTTCCGGCAGCAGATCAAGGAAGGCGGGCCAGTTACCTTGACGCACCCGAAAATAACCCGCTACTTCATGACCATTTCAGAGGCCTCGCAACTTGTCATTCAGGCGGGCGCCATGGCCGAAGGCGGGGATGTTTTCCTGCTCGACATGGGCGAGCCCGTCCGCATCGCAGATCTCGCCCGCAAAATGGTCGAGCTCTCGGGATTGACCGTCCGCGACCAGGATAATCCCGAGGGGGACATCGAGCTTTCCGTTACCGGCCTGAGGCCAGGCGAGAAGCTTTATGAAGAACTGTTGATCGGGGATAATCCTGAGACAACCGAACATCCCAGGATTATGAAGGCTCGTGAGGATTTCCTGTACTGGCCCGAGCTTTCAAAGAGACTCAGCTCGCTCAATGCGGCGTTGGATCGAAACGATATGGTCGCGGCACGCGCGACCCTCGCAGAACTTGTCTCCGGCTATTCCTCAACCGGTGAGGTGTCGGATCTTGCCTTCACCGGCGCCGAAACCACTACGGCAGCCTGA
- the repC gene encoding plasmid replication protein RepC has product MESGNVTTPFGRRLMTFGMLASQAAARRIEPGQSIDKWKLYRALCEAKPLLGITDRALAILNALLSFYPKGELSEDNGLVVFPSNAQLSLRAHGMAEQTIRRHLASLVEAGLLIRKDSPNGKRYARKEQGGDIREAFGFSLAPLLARADEIERLAAEVAAERLYLQRLRERLTLCRRDVAKLIEMALEEGVAGDWGRIHLHFRDIVERLPRSPSAAQIAAGLDELELLRDEITNQLELHEETRNQSGNAPHYERHIQNSNPHSITEFEPSFETKQGATADDRSAGRAEPAARMQKVEETNGQVRDARSASVGSGGLKSFPLGLVLQACPEIAAYGPQGSVGSWRDLMAAAVVVRSMLGVSPSAYEQACEIMGPENAATVIACVLERSGHINSAGGYLRDLTRRAERGEFAIGPMLMALARTNLPIRGKTG; this is encoded by the coding sequence ATGGAAAGTGGAAATGTGACGACGCCCTTCGGGCGGCGGCTGATGACGTTTGGCATGTTGGCAAGCCAGGCGGCGGCCCGAAGAATCGAGCCCGGCCAATCGATCGACAAGTGGAAACTCTACCGCGCCCTGTGTGAGGCCAAGCCGCTGCTCGGCATCACCGACCGGGCGCTCGCCATCCTCAACGCGCTGCTAAGCTTTTATCCCAAGGGAGAGCTCTCCGAGGACAATGGGCTTGTCGTATTCCCGTCCAACGCCCAGCTCTCCCTGCGCGCGCATGGAATGGCGGAGCAGACGATCCGCCGTCACCTGGCGAGCCTGGTCGAGGCTGGGCTGCTCATCCGCAAGGACAGCCCGAACGGCAAGCGTTATGCCCGCAAGGAGCAGGGTGGGGACATCCGCGAGGCATTCGGCTTCTCATTGGCGCCGCTGCTCGCGCGCGCGGACGAGATCGAGCGACTGGCGGCAGAGGTGGCGGCCGAACGATTGTATCTTCAACGGCTCAGAGAGCGCCTGACGCTATGCCGTCGCGACGTTGCCAAGCTCATCGAGATGGCGCTGGAAGAGGGGGTCGCCGGCGACTGGGGTCGGATCCATCTGCATTTCCGCGATATTGTCGAACGACTGCCACGCTCGCCATCGGCTGCCCAGATCGCCGCCGGGCTCGACGAATTGGAACTGCTGCGCGACGAAATTACCAATCAGTTGGAACTGCACGAAGAAACACGAAATCAAAGCGGCAATGCCCCACATTATGAGCGGCACATACAGAATTCAAACCCACATTCCATCACTGAATTTGAACCAAGCTTCGAAACGAAGCAGGGCGCAACGGCGGACGATCGATCGGCAGGTCGGGCCGAACCGGCAGCCCGAATGCAGAAAGTGGAAGAGACGAACGGCCAGGTCCGGGATGCCAGATCTGCCTCCGTCGGCAGCGGCGGGCTCAAATCCTTTCCGCTGGGCCTGGTGCTGCAGGCCTGCCCCGAGATCGCGGCCTACGGACCGCAGGGCTCGGTTGGCTCCTGGCGCGATCTGATGGCAGCGGCGGTGGTCGTTCGTTCGATGCTCGGGGTCAGTCCGTCGGCCTACGAACAGGCTTGTGAGATCATGGGGCCTGAAAATGCGGCCACCGTCATCGCTTGTGTCCTCGAAAGGTCAGGGCACATCAACTCCGCCGGCGGCTATCTCCGCGACTTGACGCGCCGTGCCGAAAGGGGAGAATTTGCCATCGGACCGATGTTGATGGCGCTTGCCCGCACCAATTTGCCGATCAGAGGCAAAACGGGATGA
- the repA gene encoding plasmid partitioning protein RepA — MNMAPQIEKAISEVDQLIIGQAQELSDKLKQHRLEMFPPRALKGLREFQLAEVARFLGVTSGYLRNLSLEGKGALPQVTPSGRRSYTAEQMEEMRAFLEHNARAGTHYVRHRRGHEHLQVVAVVNFKGGSGKTTSAAHLAQHLALTGHRVLAVDLDPQASLSAIHGFQPEFDVNENETLYAAIRYDDRRRPLREVIRPTNFPNLHLVPGNLELMEFEHDTPRVLAQGKAGDYGRVFFARLDEALSSVADDYDVVIIDCPPQLGFLTMSAICGATAVLITVHPQMLDVMSMCQFLQMLGEVLNTLKGAGGNMHLDWLRYLVTRYDPQDGPQTQMVAFMRSMFKNHVLTNPMLRSVAISDAAMTNQTLYEVERSQFTRATYDRAMEAMDAVNTEIVDLIHKAWGRK, encoded by the coding sequence ATGAATATGGCACCGCAAATAGAGAAAGCAATTTCCGAGGTCGATCAGTTGATCATCGGTCAGGCGCAGGAACTATCCGACAAGCTGAAGCAGCATCGACTCGAGATGTTTCCGCCGCGCGCGCTGAAGGGGCTCAGGGAATTTCAGCTTGCCGAAGTGGCGCGGTTTCTCGGCGTGACCAGCGGCTATCTTCGCAATCTGTCGCTGGAGGGCAAGGGTGCCCTCCCCCAGGTTACGCCGTCGGGCCGTCGGTCCTACACCGCGGAACAGATGGAGGAGATGCGCGCCTTCCTCGAGCACAATGCTCGCGCCGGAACACATTATGTGCGCCATCGCCGCGGCCACGAACATCTGCAGGTCGTCGCCGTCGTCAACTTCAAGGGCGGTAGCGGCAAGACGACAAGTGCGGCGCATCTTGCCCAGCACCTCGCCCTGACAGGTCACCGCGTCCTTGCCGTCGATCTCGACCCGCAGGCGTCTCTCTCGGCCATCCACGGCTTTCAGCCGGAGTTCGACGTCAACGAGAACGAGACGCTCTACGCCGCCATTCGCTACGACGATCGGCGGAGGCCGCTGCGGGAGGTGATCCGGCCGACCAATTTCCCGAACCTTCATTTGGTGCCGGGCAACCTCGAGCTGATGGAATTCGAGCATGACACGCCCCGGGTCCTCGCTCAGGGCAAGGCAGGCGACTATGGACGCGTCTTCTTCGCGCGGCTGGACGAGGCGCTTTCTTCGGTCGCCGACGACTACGACGTCGTCATCATCGACTGCCCTCCCCAACTCGGCTTTTTGACGATGAGCGCCATTTGCGGCGCGACGGCGGTCCTGATCACCGTTCATCCGCAGATGCTCGATGTCATGTCGATGTGCCAGTTCCTGCAGATGCTTGGTGAAGTGCTGAACACGCTGAAGGGCGCCGGCGGCAACATGCACCTCGACTGGCTGCGGTATCTCGTGACCCGCTACGATCCACAGGATGGGCCGCAGACACAGATGGTCGCCTTCATGCGGTCGATGTTCAAGAACCACGTGCTCACCAATCCGATGTTGCGCAGCGTGGCGATTTCAGATGCGGCGATGACCAACCAGACGCTTTATGAGGTCGAGCGAAGTCAGTTTACCCGGGCGACCTACGACCGCGCCATGGAGGCAATGGATGCGGTCAACACCGAAATTGTCGATCTGATCCACAAGGCGTGGGGGCGGAAATGA
- the repB gene encoding plasmid partitioning protein RepB, whose translation MARKNLLSGLMDDSKKFTAVNNEDEPTHRDERQHITYKGIGALGAVTRSIDALAAKADAAKVIEEQLASGETVVDLDPGLIEDSFVTDRLVHTDEQFRELVEAIRLRGQDSPILVRPHPEKDGRYQIAFGHRRARAAKELGRPVRAVVKKLDDRDHVIAQGQENSARADLSFIERTMFADRLDTLGFDRDTIMSALGADKTTVSKMLSVTKRIPAEVLAAIGAAKTTGRDRWHDLSVKFETENIAARAIEFTRSVEFETAEPDARFDMLVAFISRKHQPSSTAALQPVARAWQRQDGAVKAKIKDDGKQFTIALKAEKASAFGAYIASNLDRLYEAFEKTQDSTKNGDQ comes from the coding sequence ATGGCGCGTAAGAATCTCCTTTCTGGCCTGATGGACGACTCCAAGAAGTTTACTGCGGTAAACAACGAGGATGAGCCGACCCATCGCGATGAGAGGCAGCACATCACCTATAAAGGGATCGGCGCTCTCGGGGCCGTCACGCGCAGCATTGATGCACTGGCTGCGAAGGCGGATGCCGCCAAGGTGATCGAAGAGCAGTTGGCGAGCGGCGAGACGGTGGTCGATCTCGATCCCGGGCTGATCGAAGATTCCTTCGTGACGGATCGGCTGGTCCATACCGACGAGCAGTTCCGCGAGCTGGTCGAGGCGATTCGTCTGCGCGGCCAGGATTCGCCGATCCTCGTGCGTCCGCATCCCGAGAAAGACGGCCGATATCAGATCGCCTTCGGGCATCGCCGCGCCCGCGCTGCAAAAGAGCTCGGCCGGCCCGTCCGCGCGGTGGTCAAGAAGCTAGACGATCGCGACCACGTCATTGCTCAGGGACAGGAGAATTCGGCGCGCGCCGATTTGTCCTTCATCGAGAGGACGATGTTCGCCGACCGGCTCGACACGTTGGGCTTCGACAGGGATACGATCATGTCGGCCCTCGGCGCCGACAAGACCACGGTTTCCAAGATGCTGTCCGTCACCAAGCGGATTCCAGCCGAAGTCTTGGCTGCGATCGGCGCGGCCAAGACCACCGGCCGTGACCGCTGGCATGATCTTTCTGTGAAATTCGAGACAGAAAACATCGCCGCTCGGGCGATCGAGTTCACCAGGTCGGTGGAGTTCGAGACGGCGGAGCCGGATGCCCGCTTCGACATGCTCGTTGCCTTCATCAGCAGGAAGCATCAACCCTCGTCCACCGCTGCGCTTCAGCCCGTAGCTCGCGCTTGGCAGCGCCAGGACGGAGCCGTCAAGGCGAAGATCAAGGATGATGGAAAGCAGTTCACCATCGCGCTGAAGGCAGAAAAGGCATCCGCCTTTGGAGCCTACATCGCCAGCAATCTGGATCGCCTCTACGAGGCGTTCGAGAAGACACAGGATTCGACGAAGAACGGAGATCAATAA
- a CDS encoding MFS transporter → MATVAEGAPRFEKTTMSILMAVSFCHMLNDIMQSLLASLYPLFKANYDLDFVQIGLLTMTFQVTASLLQPMVGIVTDRWPMPYSLPVGMASTFCGLILLGNASSFALLLLAASLIGFGSAVFHPESSRVARLASGGRHGFAQSFFQVGGNAGQAIGPLLAAFIVLPLGQHSVSWFAAIAMVGMIVLSWVGNWYMSHRRQNASRPAVSRTLPLPQNRVVWALLILVLLTATKNVYMASVSSYFTFYVIDKFELSVQQAQLMLFLFLGSVAVGTFLGGPIGDRFGARFVIWFSILGVIPFALLLPYANLFWTGVLSVVIGLIFASAFSAIVVFAQELVPGRVGLIAGVYFGFAFGAGGLGAALLGDFADTHGIDFVYRVCSYLPLLGLLTILLPRIPKQKRA, encoded by the coding sequence ATGGCAACCGTTGCCGAAGGCGCGCCGCGTTTCGAAAAAACGACGATGTCCATTCTGATGGCGGTCAGCTTCTGTCATATGCTGAACGACATCATGCAGTCGCTGCTCGCCTCGCTCTACCCGCTGTTCAAGGCAAATTACGACCTGGACTTCGTGCAGATCGGCCTCCTTACCATGACATTTCAGGTCACCGCTTCACTGCTACAGCCGATGGTCGGGATCGTCACCGATCGCTGGCCGATGCCCTATTCTCTGCCGGTCGGCATGGCGAGCACCTTTTGCGGTCTCATTCTGCTCGGCAACGCCAGCAGTTTCGCATTGCTGCTGCTGGCAGCAAGCCTGATCGGCTTCGGTTCGGCGGTCTTCCATCCGGAGTCCTCGCGTGTTGCCCGTCTTGCCTCCGGCGGTCGCCACGGTTTTGCGCAGTCCTTTTTCCAGGTCGGCGGCAATGCCGGCCAGGCGATCGGTCCGCTGCTCGCCGCCTTCATCGTGCTGCCGCTCGGGCAGCACAGCGTCTCCTGGTTTGCCGCCATCGCCATGGTCGGCATGATCGTACTGAGCTGGGTGGGCAACTGGTACATGAGCCATAGGCGCCAGAACGCCAGCAGGCCTGCCGTCAGTCGAACCCTGCCGCTGCCGCAGAACAGAGTCGTCTGGGCGCTGCTGATCCTCGTGCTGCTGACGGCAACGAAGAATGTCTACATGGCGAGCGTATCCAGCTACTTCACCTTCTATGTCATCGACAAGTTCGAACTCAGCGTGCAGCAGGCGCAGCTGATGCTCTTCCTGTTCCTCGGCTCGGTCGCCGTCGGCACTTTCCTCGGTGGACCGATCGGCGATCGCTTCGGCGCCCGTTTCGTCATCTGGTTTTCGATCCTCGGCGTCATTCCCTTCGCATTGCTGCTTCCGTATGCGAATCTTTTCTGGACGGGCGTGCTCAGCGTCGTCATCGGCCTGATCTTCGCTTCGGCATTTTCGGCGATCGTCGTCTTTGCCCAGGAGCTGGTGCCCGGCCGCGTCGGTCTGATTGCCGGCGTTTACTTCGGCTTCGCGTTCGGGGCAGGGGGGCTTGGTGCGGCTTTGCTCGGTGATTTTGCCGATACGCACGGCATCGACTTCGTCTACCGCGTCTGCTCCTACCTGCCATTGCTCGGCCTGCTGACGATCTTGCTGCCGCGCATCCCGAAGCAAAAGCGGGCCTGA
- a CDS encoding O-antigen ligase family protein codes for MNYFRQLVIAVLHPGSGSGSAFDRNNGIAVFLFAILPGLSPNFNGFILLGSMLSGIYWLATARFPMNLSKSDRAVAICMTIYPLVMIASIVINPPYSEVPDWIFRLLPFFSIWLILPRMRQSPDGRLVPLFILGAGIGMIVTFLISLLQIMFLMERAEAGTSNAALLGIIGLLFGGIALLNVQSPKSVEQRIAILGYAAGLGCVLLSGTRSAWLAIPVHLVILLWYFRKHSFHLSLRSLAITGSLLFAGLIALGSGQILHRIQALQENMAALERSEDEVTSLSARVALYKGALSAISKDPWTGYGPQNRMPSVLAELPDSLRPQLTYSHVHNGFLTAGIDAGVAGIAALSLLLLAPLIAAWKKEPGPGRDLSMALALLLTSSFIITGSVGIMFNQKALDPIFAYMVALICVDRGSTRFAPVVRS; via the coding sequence GTGAATTACTTCAGGCAACTCGTGATTGCGGTACTTCATCCCGGGAGCGGGTCTGGAAGCGCATTTGATCGCAACAACGGCATTGCGGTTTTTCTCTTTGCAATCCTGCCCGGTCTTTCTCCCAATTTCAACGGGTTCATCCTCCTCGGGTCGATGCTGTCAGGCATCTACTGGTTGGCGACTGCCCGCTTTCCTATGAATTTGTCAAAGTCAGACCGAGCGGTCGCCATTTGCATGACGATCTACCCGCTGGTGATGATCGCCAGCATCGTCATCAATCCGCCTTACTCCGAAGTGCCAGACTGGATATTCCGGCTCCTGCCCTTCTTTTCGATCTGGCTGATATTGCCGCGAATGCGCCAATCTCCCGATGGCCGCCTCGTACCGCTGTTTATCCTCGGCGCCGGGATCGGCATGATCGTTACCTTTCTCATCAGCCTGCTGCAGATCATGTTTCTGATGGAGAGAGCAGAGGCCGGGACGTCGAATGCTGCACTCCTCGGAATCATAGGCCTTCTTTTCGGGGGGATTGCGCTCCTTAACGTTCAATCTCCTAAAAGCGTGGAACAACGAATTGCGATCTTGGGATATGCCGCCGGCCTCGGTTGCGTGCTGCTTTCCGGCACGCGTTCGGCCTGGCTGGCCATTCCCGTCCATCTCGTCATCCTTCTCTGGTATTTTCGCAAACACAGCTTCCATCTGAGTTTGCGCAGTCTCGCCATTACCGGTTCTCTGCTGTTTGCGGGACTTATCGCGCTAGGCAGTGGCCAAATCCTCCATCGCATCCAGGCGCTGCAGGAAAATATGGCAGCACTTGAACGCAGCGAAGATGAAGTTACCTCACTCAGCGCACGGGTCGCCTTGTACAAAGGCGCACTGTCGGCAATCAGCAAGGACCCGTGGACCGGTTATGGCCCGCAAAACAGGATGCCCTCGGTCTTGGCGGAACTACCTGACAGCTTAAGGCCGCAGTTGACCTATTCGCATGTCCATAACGGCTTTCTGACTGCGGGGATTGACGCCGGCGTTGCCGGCATCGCGGCGCTTTCGCTGCTGCTGCTGGCGCCCTTGATCGCCGCGTGGAAAAAGGAACCCGGCCCCGGCAGGGACCTGTCCATGGCGCTGGCGCTTCTTCTCACCAGCAGCTTCATTATTACCGGCAGCGTCGGCATCATGTTCAACCAAAAGGCACTGGATCCGATCTTCGCCTATATGGTCGCCCTCATTTGCGTGGATAGGGGCAGCACACGCTTCGCGCCCGTCGTGCGAAGCTGA
- a CDS encoding GntR family transcriptional regulator has product MRQAPETDALVGPLSQEAGRRPRRVTTAGAIYERLYADIISLRMPPGLFLQEKRIADEFGVSRTPVREALLRLSEGGLVDIFPQSGTVISRVPVSAIPEAVVVRKALEGTTVEMAAQTATTADIARLDASIERQRSHAAVSDTASFHEEDEAFHEAIAQISGYPGIWAILKAVKVQLDRARRLTLPALGRMGNVVSEHMIIRDALAAHDAAAARSAMIHHLSAVIPDVDELRSRYPDYFC; this is encoded by the coding sequence ATGAGGCAAGCCCCAGAAACCGATGCGCTTGTCGGCCCGCTTTCGCAGGAAGCCGGTCGCAGGCCGCGCCGCGTCACCACGGCCGGTGCCATCTATGAGCGTCTCTACGCCGATATCATCTCGCTGCGGATGCCGCCCGGCCTGTTTTTGCAGGAAAAGCGGATCGCGGACGAATTCGGCGTCAGCCGCACTCCGGTGCGTGAGGCGTTGTTGAGGCTCTCCGAAGGCGGACTGGTCGATATCTTTCCGCAGTCGGGCACCGTCATATCGCGGGTGCCGGTCTCGGCGATTCCCGAGGCGGTCGTCGTGCGCAAGGCGCTTGAAGGCACCACCGTCGAAATGGCGGCTCAGACCGCCACCACCGCCGATATCGCCCGTCTTGATGCGAGTATAGAGCGTCAGCGGTCGCATGCAGCGGTCAGCGACACCGCAAGCTTCCACGAGGAGGATGAAGCCTTCCACGAGGCGATCGCGCAGATATCAGGTTATCCCGGCATCTGGGCGATTCTGAAGGCTGTCAAGGTGCAGCTCGACCGGGCCCGGCGGCTGACATTGCCGGCGCTCGGGCGCATGGGCAACGTGGTTTCCGAACATATGATCATCCGCGACGCCCTCGCTGCCCATGATGCAGCGGCCGCGCGTAGCGCCATGATCCACCACTTGAGCGCCGTCATTCCCGATGTCGACGAGCTGCGCTCACGCTACCCCGATTATTTCTGCTGA